From the genome of Leptotrichia trevisanii DSM 22070, one region includes:
- a CDS encoding tetratricopeptide repeat protein, with translation MKLDIEVKLNEGMKKYIYKIWEKMGNEDRTEYDAALENYRKYLLKETTKNPEDVSVVCQLAGVCYLSRKCDGIEILETFLKRNFDILTEDEKFRIYADLAYLCEDMGCMEEKAVDYLEKAIKINSNNADIYYRLAGICFYAKIYQKSLENIEIACKMSDKTKYSYGYALILIQNKEYKKAEKILDDLLIENLDNIKYHFYRDLCKIYLGNKDTGNIEKLLEKIKEFEMLEKTDYEKYLNWLTYEGFNTIDNGDIKDLYYLCGNYEKYCKYAENVNFNLEANYMAPYLYSLKQLNKFEKIDKILKEAEKEIFQNIKEIKTDEEYRKDTTEEELLEMIEDEKQKLKNINLVLEKILNTDFKPKVEIFMFFENECWLLDCPQHLIIDEN, from the coding sequence ATGAAGTTGGATATTGAAGTTAAATTGAATGAAGGTATGAAAAAATATATTTATAAAATATGGGAAAAAATGGGAAATGAAGATAGAACAGAATATGATGCTGCACTTGAAAATTATAGGAAATACTTGTTGAAAGAAACCACAAAAAATCCTGAGGATGTTTCAGTCGTTTGTCAGTTGGCGGGAGTTTGCTATTTGAGTAGAAAATGCGACGGTATAGAAATTTTAGAAACATTTTTGAAAAGGAATTTTGATATTTTGACAGAAGATGAAAAGTTTAGAATATATGCTGATTTGGCTTATTTGTGTGAAGATATGGGATGTATGGAAGAAAAGGCTGTTGATTATCTTGAAAAAGCAATAAAAATTAATTCAAATAATGCAGACATTTATTACAGACTTGCAGGTATTTGTTTTTATGCTAAAATATATCAAAAATCTCTTGAAAATATAGAAATTGCCTGCAAAATGAGTGATAAAACAAAATACAGTTATGGATATGCACTGATTTTGATTCAAAATAAAGAATATAAAAAAGCTGAAAAAATTTTAGATGATTTGTTAATAGAGAATCTAGACAATATTAAATATCATTTTTACAGAGATCTTTGTAAAATTTATTTAGGAAATAAAGATACTGGAAATATAGAAAAACTTTTGGAAAAAATAAAAGAGTTTGAAATGCTGGAGAAAACAGATTATGAAAAATATTTGAATTGGTTGACGTATGAAGGTTTTAACACCATTGATAATGGTGATATAAAAGATTTATATTATTTATGTGGTAATTATGAAAAATATTGTAAATATGCAGAGAATGTTAATTTTAATTTAGAAGCAAATTATATGGCACCGTATCTTTATTCTTTGAAACAATTGAATAAATTTGAGAAAATAGACAAAATATTGAAAGAAGCTGAAAAAGAAATTTTTCAAAATATTAAAGAAATCAAGACTGATGAAGAATATCGGAAAGATACAACGGAAGAAGAACTTTTGGAAATGATAGAAGATGAAAAACAGAAATTGAAAAACATTAATTTAGTGCTGGAAAAAATATTGAATACAGATTTTAAGCCTAAGGTAGAAATATTTATGTTTTTTGAAAATGAATGTTGGTTACTTGATTGTCCACAACATTTGATAATTGATGAGAATTAG
- a CDS encoding zeta toxin family protein, with amino-acid sequence MIILIMGASHTGKTKLAQTLLEKYKYPYLSIDHLKMGLIRSGHTELTAMSSDEELTDLLWPIVSEMIKTAIENKQNFIVEGCYISFDWKKDFEKEYLENIRCICLVMSKNYINKHFDDIKKHANVVESRIDDSYCTLESVLRDNDKVLKLCQIHNIDYTLIDDGYQFDIEL; translated from the coding sequence ATGATAATTTTAATAATGGGAGCTTCTCATACTGGAAAAACTAAACTTGCACAAACCCTACTTGAGAAATATAAGTATCCGTATTTATCTATTGATCATTTAAAAATGGGGCTTATACGAAGTGGGCATACCGAATTGACGGCTATGAGCAGTGATGAGGAATTAACAGATTTGTTATGGCCAATTGTTTCGGAAATGATAAAAACGGCTATTGAAAATAAGCAGAATTTTATTGTTGAAGGGTGCTATATTTCGTTTGACTGGAAAAAAGATTTTGAAAAAGAATATTTAGAAAATATAAGATGTATTTGTCTGGTTATGAGTAAAAATTACATTAATAAGCATTTTGATGATATAAAAAAACATGCAAATGTTGTTGAAAGTCGGATAGATGATAGTTATTGCACATTGGAAAGTGTTTTGAGAGATAATGACAAAGTGTTAAAATTATGTCAAATTCATAATATTGATTATACGCTTATTGATGATGGGTATCAATTTGATATTGAATTGTAA
- a CDS encoding type II toxin-antitoxin system Phd/YefM family antitoxin, whose product MTNTNATNLRKNLFSYLESAIDYNDVINVNTKKGNAIIISEAEYNGLLETLYLLSDPTLKEKIEAAKNASDEDYEAFEW is encoded by the coding sequence ATGACAAATACAAATGCAACTAATTTGAGAAAAAATTTATTTTCTTATTTAGAGTCGGCAATTGATTATAATGATGTTATCAATGTGAATACTAAAAAAGGAAATGCTATTATCATTAGCGAAGCTGAATATAATGGTTTATTAGAAACTCTATACTTGTTATCAGATCCAACATTGAAAGAAAAAATTGAAGCGGCAAAAAATGCTTCTGATGAAGATTACGAGGCTTTTGAATGGTAG
- a CDS encoding Txe/YoeB family addiction module toxin — protein sequence MVEEYKIYILKKANKDKEKIKQFPALKNNVEKLINLIKKNPFQTPPSYEILTKDLKLYYSRRINKQHRLVYEVIEEEKRINIISMWIHYEI from the coding sequence ATGGTAGAAGAATACAAAATTTATATTTTGAAAAAAGCTAATAAGGATAAAGAGAAAATAAAGCAATTTCCAGCATTAAAAAATAATGTGGAAAAATTAATAAACCTTATAAAGAAAAATCCTTTTCAAACACCACCGTCCTATGAGATTTTAACTAAAGATTTGAAACTTTACTATTCAAGAAGAATTAATAAACAGCACAGGCTAGTGTATGAAGTTATAGAAGAAGAGAAAAGAATAAATATCATTAGTATGTGGATACATTATGAAATTTAA
- the purD gene encoding phosphoribosylamine--glycine ligase, giving the protein MKILIVGAGGREHAIAWKLSQNEKVEKIFIAPGNACVEMLPNAESVKLGSIDEYILFARDNNVELTVVGSEELLVQGIVDEFHKNGLKIFGPDKKAAILEGSKAYSKDFMKRYGIKTAVYEIFDNSEKAKEFLNNWKDFPVVIKASGLAAGKGVIIAQNLNEAIKAVEDIMVDEKFGNAGSQVVIEEFLDGVEASILSFTDSKIIVPLLSAKDHKKIGEDETGLNTGGMGVISPNPFVTDEIFEKFKSDIMEPTLKGMQAEEMDFAGVIFFGLMITKKGVYLLEYNMRMGDPETQAVLPLLENDLLELIEKSFDKKLSEVKVSWKPLHSCCVVAAAGGYPESYKKGDEITGVLDFKETADNKVFICGAKVEDGKLLTNGGRVLNAVALGNTLEEAQKKAYKLLNSINFKGMYFRKDIGGRF; this is encoded by the coding sequence ATGAAAATATTAATTGTAGGTGCTGGTGGAAGGGAGCATGCGATTGCCTGGAAACTTTCTCAAAATGAAAAGGTGGAGAAGATTTTTATAGCTCCAGGAAATGCCTGCGTAGAAATGCTGCCAAATGCAGAAAGTGTGAAATTAGGCTCAATTGATGAGTATATTTTGTTTGCAAGAGACAACAATGTGGAATTGACTGTTGTGGGAAGTGAGGAATTGCTTGTTCAAGGTATTGTGGATGAATTTCATAAAAATGGACTGAAAATATTTGGGCCTGATAAGAAGGCTGCGATTCTTGAGGGAAGTAAGGCTTATTCTAAGGATTTTATGAAAAGATACGGGATAAAGACGGCAGTTTATGAAATTTTTGATAATTCTGAAAAAGCTAAGGAATTTTTGAATAACTGGAAAGATTTTCCTGTGGTTATAAAGGCTAGCGGGCTTGCAGCTGGAAAAGGTGTTATTATTGCTCAAAATCTGAATGAGGCAATTAAGGCTGTGGAAGATATAATGGTTGATGAGAAATTTGGAAATGCTGGAAGTCAAGTTGTAATCGAAGAATTTCTGGATGGAGTGGAGGCTTCGATTTTATCGTTCACAGACAGCAAAATTATTGTGCCACTATTATCAGCAAAGGATCACAAAAAGATTGGAGAAGATGAAACTGGGTTAAATACAGGAGGAATGGGAGTTATCAGTCCAAATCCTTTTGTTACGGATGAAATTTTTGAAAAATTTAAGTCAGACATAATGGAGCCAACTTTGAAGGGAATGCAGGCCGAAGAAATGGATTTTGCGGGAGTGATTTTCTTTGGGCTAATGATTACGAAAAAGGGCGTTTATCTGCTTGAATACAATATGAGAATGGGAGATCCGGAAACTCAGGCGGTATTACCACTTCTTGAAAATGATTTACTTGAGTTAATAGAAAAATCTTTTGACAAAAAATTATCGGAAGTTAAAGTTAGCTGGAAACCATTACATTCATGCTGTGTAGTAGCCGCTGCTGGAGGTTATCCAGAAAGTTACAAAAAAGGCGATGAAATTACAGGAGTTCTTGACTTTAAAGAAACTGCTGACAACAAAGTGTTTATCTGTGGAGCAAAAGTTGAAGACGGAAAATTGTTGACAAATGGTGGAAGAGTATTAAATGCCGTAGCTTTGGGAAATACATTGGAAGAAGCACAGAAAAAGGCGTATAAACTTTTGAATAGTATAAATTTTAAGGGAATGTATTTTAGAAAAGATATTGGTGGAAGATTTTAA